The following coding sequences lie in one Epinephelus lanceolatus isolate andai-2023 chromosome 24, ASM4190304v1, whole genome shotgun sequence genomic window:
- the LOC117256044 gene encoding sodium/myo-inositol cotransporter-like, whose translation MAAASIMEAADITVVVIYFILVLAIGFFAMWKANKSTVSGYFLAGRSMNWAAIGASLFVSNIGSEHFIGLAGSGAATGLSVAAWELNALLLLQLLGWIFIPVYIQSGVYTMPEYLSKRFGGNRLKVYFAALSLVLYIFTKLSVDLYAGALFIQESLGWNLYLSIIILITMTAVLTVTGGLVAVIYTDTVQALLMIAGALCLTGISLFKVGGLEGVRTKYMQATPNITAIMLSSPNLTYSESCYHHLHPKPDALKILRGTRDPDLPWPGFLLGQTPASIWYWCADQVIVQRVLAAKNIAHAKGSTLMAGFLKILPMFIIVIPGMISRIFFPDELACISPEHCMEVCGSATGCSNVAYPRLVMSVMPVGLRGLMMAVMIAALMSDLDSIFNSASTIFTLDIYKMIRKKASSRELVIVGRLFVVFMVIISIAWVPVIIEMQGGQMFYYIQEVTDYLTPPVAALFLLGVLWHRCNETGAFWGGLVGFTLGALRLILALVYREPHCDQPDERPSFIKDVHFMYVAAILFWVSALVTAVVSLCTPPPRKEQIRSTTLWGLNKRKKLKQQEKEKTGDADNALKPLNHAILNGNSLLCEKKYQDLPNKINGVEANHENAKPSNGNAVTASDLETQLPIHNGCTSPIFDPKMVEEGEGRGVRDAEEEGCLGEGVEGGRCMKALKWFCGFQEKPLEAQVIKVQEQEKIVDKLLHEPPQARIILNTGLVMICSVGIFLFIYFSL comes from the exons ATGGCCGCTGCTAGCATCATGGAAGCGGCAGACATCACTGTTGTAGTAATCTACTTCATCCTGGTGCTAGCTATTGGTTTCTTTGCCATGTGGAAAGCTAACAAGAGCACAGTGAGCGGGTACTTCCTTGCTGGTCGCTCCATGAATTGGGCGGCTATAGGAGCATCTCTATTCGTCAGCAACATAGGAAGCGAGCATTTCATTGGACTGGCTGGATCAGGTGCTGCTACTGGGTTAAGTGTGGCTGCATGGGAATTAAATGCTTTACTATTGCTCCAGTTGTTAGGCTGGATATTTATCCCTGTGTATATTCAGTCTGGAGTCTACACCATGCCGGAGTACCTGTCCAAACGGTTCGGCGGGAACAGACTAAAAGTGTACTTTGCAGCGTTATCACTCGTCCTGTACATCTTTACCAAGTTGTCTGTGGATCTCTATGCCGGGGCCTTGTTCATTCAGGAATCCTTAGGGTGGAACCTCTATCTGTcaatcatcatcctcatcaccaTGACAGCTGTGTTGACAGTCACTGGAGGTCTGGTTGCTGTCATCTACACGGATACAGTCCAGGCATTGCTCATGATCGCCGGAGCACTGTGCCTCACAGGCATCAGCCTCTTTAAAGTGGGAGGACTTGAAG GTGTAAGGACCAAGTACATGCAGGCTACTCCGAACATCACTGCCATCATGCTTTCTTCACCCAACCTGACATATTCTGAATCTTGctaccaccacctccacccGAAGCCAGATGCCCTGAAGATACTTCGAGGCACGAGGGATCCAGACCTGCCTTGGCCTGGTTTCTTACTGGGCCAGACTCCTGCTTCTATTTG GTACTGGTGTGCTGATCAAGTAATTGTGCAACGTGTTCTGGCAGCAAAGAACATTGCCCATGCCAAAGGTTCTACTCTCATGGCTGGCTTTCTGAAAATACTTCCCATGTTCATTATTGTCATACCAG GGATGATTTCCAGGATCTTCTTTCCTGATGAGTTGGCCTGTATCAGCCCAGAGCACTGCATGGAAGTGTGTGGTTCTGCAACTGGCTGTAGCAACGTAGCTTACCCACGGCTCGTCATGTCTGTGATGCCCGTTGGTCTCCGCGGCCTAATGATGGCTGTCATGATCGCAGCTCTAATGAGCGACTTGGACTCCATCTTCAACTCAGCAAGCACCATATTCACATTGGATATTTACAAGATGATACGAAAGAAGGCGTCATCCAGGGAGTTGGTGATAGTCGGCAGGTTGTTTGTGGTTTTCATGGTGATCATCAGCATTGCCTGGGTGCCAGTTATTATTGAGATGCAGGGAGGCCAGATGTTCTATTACATCCAAGAAGTTACAGATTACCTGACTCCACCTGTAGCTGCTCTCTTCTTGCTTGGAGTCCTGTGGCATCGCTGCAATGAGACGGGTGCCTTTTGGGGCGGGTTAGTAGGGTTTACCCTTGGTGCGTTGCGTCTGATTTTGGCATTAGTCTACCGTGAGCCTCACTGCGACCAGCCTGACGAGCGGCCATCTTTCATCAAAGATGTTCATTTCATGTAtgtggctgccatcttgttttgggTGTCAGCTTTGGTGACTGCAGTTGTGAGTCTTTGCACTCCTCCACCCAGAAAAGAACAAATCAGAAGCACTACTCTGTGGGGGTTAAACAAGAGAAAGAAActaaaacaacaagaaaaagagaaaactgGAGATGCTGACAATGCTTTGAAGCCTCTGAACCATGCAATCCTAAATGGAAACAGTTTGCTTTGTGAAAAAAAGTATCAAGACCTCCCAAACAAGATCAATGGGGTTGAGGCCAATCATGAAAATGCTAAACCAAGCAATGGTAATGCTGTCACAGCCAGTGACCTAGAAACACAACTTCCAATCCACAATGGTTGCACCTCACCAATTTTTGATCCTAAAATGGTAGAAGAGGGAGAAGGGAGAGGAGTTAGGGATGCAGAGGAGGAAGGCTGCCTTGGAGAAGGAGTGGAGGGTGGGAGGTGTATGAAGGCTTTAAAGTGGTTCTGTGGCTTCCAAGAGAAACCACTTGAAGCTCAGGTCATTAAAGTGCAGGAACAGGAGAAGATTGTGGATAAGCTTTTACATGAACCTCCACAAGCCAGAATCATCCTGAACACAGGACTGGTGATGATTTGCTCTGTTGGGATCTTCCTCTTTATCTATTTCTCCTTATAG